A region of Numenius arquata chromosome 25, bNumArq3.hap1.1, whole genome shotgun sequence DNA encodes the following proteins:
- the GZMM gene encoding granzyme M yields the protein MHPLLSTSQHWHGLCRQLPRPQGFQPVSCYKTLLGAGRDPSCSLTSKGSTEAKNTVMKHLQKLLLSLLLVTWPPANADYCWNWMEGGGKAKAASAPCVVYLQGRNKQFCGGFLVAPNWVMTAAQCSRHKPLTVILETHTIQESWQKFQVQEYHPHPGFRNPKEGNDILLLKLKGNATSNNVRTISFEKAKVPGETQCSIAGWGHKTTPTYRKATVTIIKQRDCLSHNPGLADNLICGYSESAGIPEESDAGNPLICKNKVYGIFSYRQKNWPGFYTHIAPYLPWVNSVIKS from the exons ATGCATCCACTTCTATCCACATCTCAGCACTGGCATGGTCTGTGCCGGCAGCTTCCACGACCTCAGGGATTCCAGCCAG TCTCATGCTATAAAACCTTGCTGGGAGCAGGAAGAGACCCCAGCTGCAGCCTTACCTCCAAGGGATCCACCGAAGCCAAGAACACTGTGATGAAGCACCTGCAAAAactcctgctctccctcctgctggtGACATGGCCCCCAGCCAATGCCG ATTATTGCTGGAATTGGATGGAGGGAGGAGGTAAAGCCAAGGCCGCCTCTGCACCCTGTGTGGTCTATCTGCAAGGAAGGAACAAACAATTCTGTGGAGGCTTCCTCGTGGCCCCGAACTGGGTGATGACAGCAGCTCAGTGCTCCAG GCACAAACCTCTGACTGTCATCCTTGAAACCCACACAATCCAGGAAAGCTGGCAAAAATTCCAAGTCCAAGAGTATCACCCCCACCCAGGCTTCAGGAATCCTAAGGAGGGAAATGACATCCTCTTGCTGAAG CTGAAAGGCAATGCCACCAGCAACAATGTTAGGaccatttcctttgaaaaagcaAAAGTCCCTGGTGAGACCCAGTGCTCCATAGCTGGCTGGGGCCACAAAACCACTCCCACATATCGCAAGGCCACCGTCACCATCATCAAACAAAGGGACTGCCTCAGCCACAACCCCGGGCTTGCTGACAACTTGATTTGTGGCTACAGTGAATCTGCTGGGATACCTGAAGAG AGTGATGCTGGGAATCCACTTATCTGCAAAAACAAAGTCTATGGCATCTTCTCCTATAGGCAAAAGAATTGGCCTGGTTTCTACACACACATTGCTCCTTACCTTCCCTGGGTCAACAGTGTCATAAAGTCATGA
- the S1PR4 gene encoding sphingosine 1-phosphate receptor 4: MDGPELSWLVNHSLPLSSAHYPELRLDLLDRKVSCLQLAAMRNVNIILQHYNFTGKLTNRQSGDEGMSPLRTTFVIISCIIILENLLVLLAILRCLRARRWVFSCIASITVSDLLAGIAYLSNLCLSGKKTFQLSPQLWFLREGILFIALAASTFSLLVTAIERYSAMVRPIAENEASKTLRLRSLIISSWLLAFIIGLLPLLGWNCLCDFNACSVLLPLYSKNYILFSVVMFSIILLGIIGLYISIFQLVRASSKQISSRHSRKRSLRLLKTVLIILGAFIICWSPLFVLLLFDVFCETQTCTHLHSLDWTLVLAMLNSGINPVIYSLRSVEVRRAMGSLVCCCCVRLGLCKPGNCLVITDINSGSSTESSLRYRESFRSSVTQNARPRAPLSSNSSMMSNLPSL, translated from the coding sequence ATGGATGGTCCAGAGCTGAGCTGGCTGGTAAATCACTCCCTTCCACTGAGCTCTGCTCATTATCCTGAGCTCAGACTTGACCTGCTCGACAGAAAAgtttcctgcctgcagctggctgCCATGAGGAATGTGAACATCATCCTGCAGCACTACAACTTCACAGGCAAGCTGACCAACCGGCAGTCTGGGGATGAGGGCATGAGTCCCCTCCGCACAACCTTTGTCATCATCAGCTGTATCATCATCCTGGAGAACCTGCTTGTGCTGCTGGCCATCCTGCGGTGTCTGCGAGCCCGCCGCTGGGTCTTCTCCTGCATTGCCAGCATCACCGTGAGTGACCTGCTTGCAGGAATTGCCTACCTTTCTAATCTCTGCCTCTCGGGCAAGAAGACTTTCCAGCTTTCACCTCAGCTCTGGTTCCTGCGGGAAGGCATCCTCTTCATTGCACTGGCTGCCTCCACCTTCAGCTTGCTTGTGACTGCCATTGAGCGCTACAGTGCCATGGTAAGGCCAATTGCTGAGAATGAAGCCAGCAAGACCCTGCGCTTACGCAGCCTGATCATTTCCAGCTGGCTGCTGGCCTTCATCATTGGACTGCTTCCACTGCTGGGCTGGAACTGTCTGTGTGACTTCAATGCCTGCTCTGTCCTCCTGCCTCTCTACTCCAAGAACTATATCCTTTTCTCTGTGGTCATGTTCAGCATCATCCTTCTGGGGATCATTGGCCTCTACATCTCCATCTTCCAGCTGGTCCGGGCCAGTTCTAAGCAAATCAGTTCTCGGCACAGCCGCAAACGGTCCCTGCGCTTGCTCAAGACTGTGCTGATCATCCTGGGTGCCTTCATCATCTGCTGGAGCCCACTCTTTGTCCTGTTGCTCTTTGATGTCTTCTGTGAGACCCAGACCTGCACACACCTCCACAGCCTAGACTGGACCTTGGTTCTGGCCATGCTGAACTCTGGCATTAACCCCGTCATTTACTCCCTGCGGAGTGTGGAGGTGCGCCGTGCTATGGGAAGCCTggtgtgctgctgctgtgtcaggCTTGGGCTTTGCAAGCCTGGGAACTGCTTGGTCATCACAGACATCAACTCTGGCTCATCCACAGAGAGCTCCCTCCGCTACCGGGAGAGCTTCCGCAGCTCTGTAACACAGAATGCCCGGCCCAGAGCTCCTCTCTCCAGCAACTCCAGCATGATGAGCAATCTCCCCAGCCTCTGA
- the NCLN gene encoding BOS complex subunit NCLN isoform X2: protein MLEEAGEVLESVLKASCLPLSFLLFVPAVLLLLGPPPAAEAAHEFTVYRMQQYELGGQPYGTRSAVLNTEARTVEADVLSRRCVMMRLVDFSYEQYQKALRQSAGAVVIILPRSISSVPQDVVRQFMEIEPEMLAMETIVPVYFAVEDEELLSIYEQTRAASASQGSASAAEVLLHTATANGFQMVTSGAQSKAINDWLIPSVEGRLTGLGGEDLPTVVIVAHYDSFGVAPWLSHGADSNGSGISVLLELARLFSRLYTYRRTHAGYNLLFFASGGGKFNYQGTKRWLEDNLDHTDSSLLQDNVAFVLCLDTLGRGNSLHLHVSKPPKEGTLQHAFLRELEMVVASQFPEVKFSMVHKKINLAEDMLAWEHERFAIRRLPAFTISHLESHRDSLRNSIMDRRARIDTKALIRNTRIIAEALTRVIYNLTDKGAPADLQIFTDQMIQQEQLESVMDWLSSQPRAAQLIDKDSTFLNTLEYYMGRYLKDVKQHHVKADKRDPEFVFYDQLKQVMNAYRVKPAIFDLLLAVCIAAYLGVAYVAVQHFGLLYKMIQRLSLKTKQQ from the exons ATGCTGGAGGAGGCGGGTGAGGTGCTGGAATCGGTGCTGAAGGCCTCATGCCTGCCGCTCAGCTTCCTGCTCTTCGTGCCCgctgtgctcctgctcctgggcccgccgcccgccgccgaggCCGCCCACGAGTTCACGGTCTACCGCATGCAGCAGTACGAGCTGGGCGGGCAGCCCTACG GGACTAGGAGTGCAGTGCTTAACACAGAAGCCCGCACTGTAGAAGCAGACGTCCTGAGCCGCCGCTGCGTCATGATGCGGCTGGTGGATTTCTCCTATGAGCAGTACCAGAAGGCTCTCCGCCAGTCAGCTGGTGCTGTGGTGATCATCCTGCCACGATCTATCTCTTCTGTCCCCCAGGATGTTGTAAGG CAATTCATGGAGATAGAGCCAGAAATGCTTGCTATGGAAACCATTGTGCCAGTCTACTTTGCAGTGGAAGATGAAGAGCTGCTGTCTATCTATGAACAAACACGGGCTGCTTCTGCATCACAGGGTTCTGCCTCAGCTGCAGAAG TTCTGCTACACACGGCAACTGCTAATGGCTTCCAGATGGTGACCAGTGGGGCTCAAAGCAAAGCTATCAATGACTGGCTCATACCCAGTGTGGAG GGAAGACTGACGGGGCTGGGTGGAGAAGACCTGCCCACTGTTGTGATAGTTGCCCACTATGATTCTTTTGGAGTGGCTCCA TGGCTGTCACATGGTGCTGACTCCAATGGCAGCGGTATTTCAGTGCTACTGGAACTAGCTAGGCTGTTTTCCCGGCTCTACACCTACAGACGTACCCATGCTGG GTATAACTTGCTGTTCTTTGCATCTGGAGGTGGCAAGTTTAATTATCAAGGAACCAAGCGGTGGCTGGAAGACAATTTGGACCACACTG ATTCCAGCCTGCTGCAGGACAACGTAGCATTTGTTCTCTGCCTTGATACTCTAGGCCGAGGAAATAGCCTTCATCTCCATGTCTCAAAGCCTCCCAAGGAGGGGACCTTGCAGCATGCATTTCTGAGAGAACTGGAAATG GTTGTTGCTAGCCAGTTCCCGGAGGTCAAGTTTTCCATGGTGCACAAGAAGATAAACTTGGCTGAGGACATGCTGGCTTGGGAGCATGAGCGTTTTGCAATCCGACGCTTGCCAGCATTCACCATCTCTCACCTGGAGAGCCACCGGGACAGCCTGCGCAACAGCATCATGGATAGGAG GGCACGAATAGACACTAAGGCACTAATCAGGAATACTAGGATCATTGCTGAGGCTTTGACAAGGGTCATCTACAACCTAACAGACAAG ggcGCACCTGCAGATCTGCAGATCTTCACAGATCAGATG atccagcaggagCAACTAGAATCAGTGATGGATTGGCTGAGCAGTCAGCCCAGGGCTGCTCAGCTGATTGATAAAGACAGCACCTTCCTCAACACCTTAGAGTATTATATGGGTCGCTACCTGAAGGATGTCAAACAGCATCATGTAAAGGCAGACAAACG gGACCCTGAGTTTGTTTTCTATGACCAGCTGAAGCAGGTGATGAATGCATACAG GGTCAAGCCAGCGATCTTTGACCTGCTGCTGGCTGTCTGTATTGCAGCCTACCTCGGTGTTGCCTATGTTGCAGTGCAG cACTTTGGTCTCCTTTACAAGATGATACAGAGATTATCCCTTAAAACCAAGCAGCAGTGA
- the NCLN gene encoding BOS complex subunit NCLN isoform X1, with the protein MLEEAGEVLESVLKASCLPLSFLLFVPAVLLLLGPPPAAEAAHEFTVYRMQQYELGGQPYGTRSAVLNTEARTVEADVLSRRCVMMRLVDFSYEQYQKALRQSAGAVVIILPRSISSVPQDVVRQFMEIEPEMLAMETIVPVYFAVEDEELLSIYEQTRAASASQGSASAAEVLLHTATANGFQMVTSGAQSKAINDWLIPSVEGRLTGLGGEDLPTVVIVAHYDSFGVAPWLSHGADSNGSGISVLLELARLFSRLYTYRRTHAGYNLLFFASGGGKFNYQGTKRWLEDNLDHTDSSLLQDNVAFVLCLDTLGRGNSLHLHVSKPPKEGTLQHAFLRELEMVVASQFPEVKFSMVHKKINLAEDMLAWEHERFAIRRLPAFTISHLESHRDSLRNSIMDRRARIDTKALIRNTRIIAEALTRVIYNLTDKGAPADLQIFTDQMQIQQEQLESVMDWLSSQPRAAQLIDKDSTFLNTLEYYMGRYLKDVKQHHVKADKRDPEFVFYDQLKQVMNAYRVKPAIFDLLLAVCIAAYLGVAYVAVQHFGLLYKMIQRLSLKTKQQ; encoded by the exons ATGCTGGAGGAGGCGGGTGAGGTGCTGGAATCGGTGCTGAAGGCCTCATGCCTGCCGCTCAGCTTCCTGCTCTTCGTGCCCgctgtgctcctgctcctgggcccgccgcccgccgccgaggCCGCCCACGAGTTCACGGTCTACCGCATGCAGCAGTACGAGCTGGGCGGGCAGCCCTACG GGACTAGGAGTGCAGTGCTTAACACAGAAGCCCGCACTGTAGAAGCAGACGTCCTGAGCCGCCGCTGCGTCATGATGCGGCTGGTGGATTTCTCCTATGAGCAGTACCAGAAGGCTCTCCGCCAGTCAGCTGGTGCTGTGGTGATCATCCTGCCACGATCTATCTCTTCTGTCCCCCAGGATGTTGTAAGG CAATTCATGGAGATAGAGCCAGAAATGCTTGCTATGGAAACCATTGTGCCAGTCTACTTTGCAGTGGAAGATGAAGAGCTGCTGTCTATCTATGAACAAACACGGGCTGCTTCTGCATCACAGGGTTCTGCCTCAGCTGCAGAAG TTCTGCTACACACGGCAACTGCTAATGGCTTCCAGATGGTGACCAGTGGGGCTCAAAGCAAAGCTATCAATGACTGGCTCATACCCAGTGTGGAG GGAAGACTGACGGGGCTGGGTGGAGAAGACCTGCCCACTGTTGTGATAGTTGCCCACTATGATTCTTTTGGAGTGGCTCCA TGGCTGTCACATGGTGCTGACTCCAATGGCAGCGGTATTTCAGTGCTACTGGAACTAGCTAGGCTGTTTTCCCGGCTCTACACCTACAGACGTACCCATGCTGG GTATAACTTGCTGTTCTTTGCATCTGGAGGTGGCAAGTTTAATTATCAAGGAACCAAGCGGTGGCTGGAAGACAATTTGGACCACACTG ATTCCAGCCTGCTGCAGGACAACGTAGCATTTGTTCTCTGCCTTGATACTCTAGGCCGAGGAAATAGCCTTCATCTCCATGTCTCAAAGCCTCCCAAGGAGGGGACCTTGCAGCATGCATTTCTGAGAGAACTGGAAATG GTTGTTGCTAGCCAGTTCCCGGAGGTCAAGTTTTCCATGGTGCACAAGAAGATAAACTTGGCTGAGGACATGCTGGCTTGGGAGCATGAGCGTTTTGCAATCCGACGCTTGCCAGCATTCACCATCTCTCACCTGGAGAGCCACCGGGACAGCCTGCGCAACAGCATCATGGATAGGAG GGCACGAATAGACACTAAGGCACTAATCAGGAATACTAGGATCATTGCTGAGGCTTTGACAAGGGTCATCTACAACCTAACAGACAAG ggcGCACCTGCAGATCTGCAGATCTTCACAGATCAGATG cagatccagcaggagCAACTAGAATCAGTGATGGATTGGCTGAGCAGTCAGCCCAGGGCTGCTCAGCTGATTGATAAAGACAGCACCTTCCTCAACACCTTAGAGTATTATATGGGTCGCTACCTGAAGGATGTCAAACAGCATCATGTAAAGGCAGACAAACG gGACCCTGAGTTTGTTTTCTATGACCAGCTGAAGCAGGTGATGAATGCATACAG GGTCAAGCCAGCGATCTTTGACCTGCTGCTGGCTGTCTGTATTGCAGCCTACCTCGGTGTTGCCTATGTTGCAGTGCAG cACTTTGGTCTCCTTTACAAGATGATACAGAGATTATCCCTTAAAACCAAGCAGCAGTGA
- the LOC141475603 gene encoding activated RNA polymerase II transcriptional coactivator p15-like — protein sequence MLKAKELAGTSSSESGAEEEGKKRKKEMSSKSEKRLKTEAKPSKVTEKTPGQGSEEEGMFQIGKMRYIRVSCFKGKVLVDIREFYTDKEGSVKPGRKGIALSAEQWNQLKEIIPEIDAALKRF from the exons ATGCTCAAGGCTAAGGAGTTGGCGGGGACGAGCAGCTCGGAGAGCGGcgcggaggaggaggggaag aaaagaaagaaagaaatgtcttcTAAGTcagagaaaaggctgaaaacagagGCCAAACCTTCAAAGGTGACAGAAAAAACTCCAGGACAAGGCAGTGAGGAGGAGGGCATGTTCCAG ATTGGGAAGATGCGCTATATCAGAGTGTCCTGCTTCAAGGGGAAGGTCCTCGTGGACATCAGGGAGTTCTACACTGACAAGGAGGGGAGCGTGAAACCGGGGAGGAAAG GGATTGCCCTGTCTGCAGAACAGTGGAACCAGCTGAAGGAGATAATTCCTGAGATCGATGCTGCACTCAAGAGATTTTAA